From Sphingopyxis sp. USTB-05, the proteins below share one genomic window:
- a CDS encoding site-specific integrase — protein MAVWDGDGPIWCAEGPHVRLSGIAAREMDGTCRPGHPCPPADPKSSRDHLAGLVGTPTGKLPTPDKARERAAELRRLVDTGVDPFEADEAAHKGRERERVATLERAFDIVADKWLKSYKLDRHGKPRRQSSVNIATTVARHLKAQFGSRRIDELGRADIIAALDAIAPGKVAMRSSVFSYGRILWKWAFARELVDAIPFAALSAPAKPASRDVILSDAELAIVWRASRKVEYPFGPAFRLLLLTGQRRSKVFGMKWEELDKKAATWTVPADRAKNNQAHVVPLTDMAIVELTAMLAQPGQKAPTEWPKRGLVFTTNNKTAASGISKAKLRLDAAAQEIAGKGGASVPAWRLHDLRRTFATGLQKLGVRMEVTEAVLNHISGSKAGIVGIYQRHDWADEKRAALNLWAVHVAELIAPKAVEAHTG, from the coding sequence GCATCCGTGCCCGCCTGCCGATCCGAAGTCATCTCGTGACCATCTCGCCGGATTGGTAGGCACGCCGACCGGCAAGCTGCCCACGCCCGACAAGGCCCGCGAGAGGGCGGCCGAGCTGCGGCGCCTCGTCGACACCGGCGTCGATCCCTTCGAGGCCGACGAGGCGGCTCACAAGGGCAGGGAGCGCGAGCGGGTCGCTACCCTCGAACGGGCGTTCGATATCGTCGCCGACAAGTGGCTGAAGTCGTATAAGCTGGATCGTCATGGAAAGCCGCGGCGCCAGTCGAGCGTCAACATTGCGACGACGGTCGCGCGCCACCTGAAAGCGCAATTCGGGTCGCGACGGATCGACGAACTTGGCCGTGCGGATATCATTGCCGCACTCGACGCCATCGCGCCGGGCAAGGTCGCCATGCGGTCGAGTGTCTTTTCCTATGGCCGGATCCTGTGGAAGTGGGCTTTTGCCCGCGAACTGGTCGACGCCATTCCCTTCGCGGCCTTGAGCGCGCCAGCGAAGCCCGCGAGCCGCGACGTCATCCTGTCCGATGCCGAACTGGCGATCGTCTGGCGCGCGAGCCGCAAGGTCGAATATCCGTTCGGCCCCGCGTTCCGGCTGCTGCTGCTCACCGGGCAGCGCCGCAGTAAGGTTTTCGGGATGAAGTGGGAGGAACTGGACAAGAAGGCCGCGACGTGGACGGTCCCGGCCGATCGTGCGAAGAATAATCAGGCTCACGTCGTGCCGCTCACCGACATGGCGATCGTCGAGCTAACCGCCATGCTAGCGCAGCCGGGCCAGAAGGCGCCGACGGAGTGGCCAAAGCGCGGGCTCGTTTTCACGACGAACAACAAGACTGCGGCCAGCGGGATATCGAAGGCCAAGCTGCGCCTCGACGCTGCGGCGCAAGAAATTGCGGGCAAGGGCGGGGCGAGCGTTCCGGCTTGGCGCCTTCACGATCTCCGCCGCACGTTTGCGACCGGCCTGCAAAAGCTCGGCGTCCGCATGGAAGTGACCGAGGCAGTGCTGAACCATATCAGCGGGAGCAAGGCCGGCATCGTCGGCATTTACCAGCGGCACGATTGGGCGGACGAAAAGCGAGCGGCGCTGAATCTCTGGGCAGTGCATGTTGCCGAGTTGATCGCGCCAAAGGCTGTAGAAGCGCATACCGGCTGA
- the folK gene encoding 2-amino-4-hydroxy-6-hydroxymethyldihydropteridine diphosphokinase: protein MSNAMPLPLYAIGLGSNRRHVRFGDPRAVLLAALAALESDDIEAVDASPIIASDPIGPSRRRYANAVALVASPLSPPEMLERLQTIEASFGRRMGQRWGARTLDLDILLWSGGAWADGRLTIPHPAIEQRAFVLGPLRAIVPKWQHPLHGRSVRQLAARLSRPKPVDRAASAH from the coding sequence ATGAGCAACGCAATGCCGCTTCCCCTTTATGCAATCGGTCTCGGCTCGAACCGGCGCCACGTGCGGTTCGGCGACCCGCGCGCAGTGTTGCTGGCCGCTCTCGCGGCGCTGGAGAGCGACGATATCGAGGCGGTCGACGCCAGCCCGATCATCGCAAGCGATCCCATCGGCCCGTCGCGCCGCCGCTATGCCAACGCCGTCGCGCTCGTCGCCTCGCCGCTGAGCCCGCCCGAAATGCTCGAGCGGCTACAAACGATCGAAGCGAGCTTCGGCCGCCGTATGGGCCAGCGCTGGGGCGCGCGAACGCTCGATCTCGATATCCTGCTCTGGTCGGGCGGCGCCTGGGCTGACGGAAGGCTGACGATCCCCCATCCCGCGATCGAACAGCGTGCTTTCGTCCTTGGCCCGCTGCGCGCGATCGTCCCTAAATGGCAGCATCCCCTGCACGGTCGCAGCGTCCGTCAACTTGCCGCGCGCCTTTCGCGTCCAAAGCCGGTTGACCGGGCCGCATCGGCGCACTAG
- a CDS encoding uracil-DNA glycosylase, with the protein MEIDSPLPGTEPPRDCPRCPRLVALRRECQAEYPDWWNAPVYAFGDPDAWLAFAGLAPGKHGANRTGRPFTGDYAGDLLFATLAEFGLSKGCYDARIDDGLMLDGAIIVNSVKCLPPQNKPTPAEIASCRPFFETQLAALPKARVIIALGRIAHDATLRAVGARLSAFPFDHGAVHALPDGRYLVDSYHCSRYNTNTGRLTPEMFSDVFRTALFLKGQTRGPNSSTSPR; encoded by the coding sequence GTGGAGATTGACAGCCCATTGCCCGGAACCGAGCCGCCGCGCGATTGCCCGCGCTGCCCGCGCCTCGTCGCATTGCGGCGCGAATGCCAGGCTGAGTATCCCGATTGGTGGAACGCGCCAGTTTATGCATTCGGCGATCCTGACGCGTGGCTCGCGTTTGCGGGACTTGCACCGGGCAAGCATGGCGCGAACCGGACGGGCCGGCCATTCACGGGCGATTATGCTGGCGATCTGTTGTTTGCGACGCTCGCCGAATTCGGGTTGAGCAAGGGATGCTACGATGCGCGGATCGACGACGGGTTGATGCTCGACGGCGCAATTATCGTCAACAGCGTCAAATGCCTGCCGCCGCAAAACAAGCCAACGCCAGCGGAAATCGCAAGCTGTCGCCCCTTTTTCGAGACGCAACTGGCGGCCCTGCCGAAGGCTCGTGTAATTATCGCGCTGGGGCGCATCGCACATGATGCTACGCTACGGGCCGTGGGAGCACGGCTTTCAGCCTTTCCCTTCGACCATGGCGCGGTCCACGCGCTCCCCGATGGACGATATCTGGTCGATAGCTATCACTGCTCGCGCTACAACACGAACACCGGTCGGCTGACGCCAGAAATGTTCTCCGACGTCTTCCGTACCGCGCTGTTCCTCAAGGGTCAGACGAGGGGGCCGAATTCCTCCACCAGCCCCCGGTAA
- a CDS encoding RNA pyrophosphohydrolase yields MIDHSKLPYRPCAGVMLANRDGRVFVGQRLDTSSEAWQMPQGGIDDGEDAEQAAIRELGEETGIHGGLVEIISRSREEYFYDLPDHLIGKMWGGKYRGQRQHWFLMRFMGEDSDVNIHTKHQEFRAWKWAQLNEIEKLIVPFKRALYRGLVEEFGPLV; encoded by the coding sequence ATGATCGATCATAGCAAACTCCCCTACCGCCCCTGCGCGGGCGTCATGCTCGCCAATCGCGACGGCCGCGTCTTCGTGGGTCAGCGGCTCGATACGTCGAGCGAAGCCTGGCAGATGCCGCAGGGCGGGATCGACGACGGCGAGGATGCCGAGCAAGCGGCGATCCGCGAACTCGGCGAGGAAACCGGCATTCATGGCGGATTGGTCGAAATCATCTCGCGCAGCCGCGAGGAATATTTCTATGACCTGCCTGATCATCTCATCGGCAAGATGTGGGGCGGCAAATATCGCGGCCAGCGCCAGCACTGGTTCCTGATGCGCTTCATGGGCGAGGACAGCGACGTAAATATCCATACAAAGCATCAGGAATTTCGTGCGTGGAAATGGGCCCAACTAAACGAGATCGAAAAATTGATCGTGCCGTTCAAGCGCGCGCTTTACCGGGGGCTGGTGGAGGAATTCGGCCCCCTCGTCTGA
- a CDS encoding alpha/beta hydrolase → MTDGTTHFTRPDVAAFLAFLNAQEGPKMEEMPPEGAREMFRMMGQLADMPRGDIAKVEDKSIPGPAGDIAIRIYDSRPDREAGPVMVFYHGGGWVIGDLDTHDPYCAEAARLLDIPVIAVDYRLAPEHPFPAAPVDCEAATRWVADNIPCTGLVLSGESAGGNLTIATALALRDKPASKPVIAIHPIYPAVTTHDDWQSYRDFGEGHLLTTGSMTWFGNHYAADPADYRASPLDFPAEGLPPTLLITAGLDPLRDQGRAYAAKLIEAGVPTTYREAKGTIHGYINLSQGIPSAKEDIRGALTVLKAIVAEATGAA, encoded by the coding sequence ATGACCGACGGCACCACCCATTTTACGCGCCCCGATGTGGCGGCCTTCCTCGCCTTCCTGAACGCGCAGGAAGGTCCGAAGATGGAAGAAATGCCGCCGGAGGGCGCTCGCGAAATGTTCCGGATGATGGGGCAGCTTGCCGACATGCCGCGCGGCGACATCGCAAAGGTCGAGGACAAGAGCATTCCTGGGCCTGCTGGCGACATCGCGATCCGCATTTATGATAGTCGGCCCGACCGCGAAGCTGGCCCCGTCATGGTCTTTTATCATGGCGGCGGCTGGGTGATCGGCGATCTCGACACCCACGATCCCTATTGTGCCGAGGCGGCGCGGCTACTCGACATACCGGTAATCGCGGTCGATTATCGCCTTGCGCCCGAACACCCCTTCCCTGCCGCGCCGGTCGACTGCGAGGCCGCGACACGCTGGGTTGCCGACAACATCCCCTGCACCGGACTGGTCCTTTCGGGCGAAAGCGCCGGGGGCAATCTGACGATCGCCACCGCGCTCGCGCTTCGCGACAAGCCTGCGTCGAAACCCGTGATCGCAATTCATCCGATCTATCCAGCAGTCACGACGCATGACGACTGGCAGAGCTATCGCGATTTCGGCGAAGGCCATCTGCTGACCACGGGCAGCATGACTTGGTTCGGCAATCATTATGCCGCCGACCCCGCCGATTATCGCGCCTCGCCGCTCGATTTCCCCGCCGAGGGCCTGCCGCCCACGCTGCTGATCACCGCCGGGCTCGACCCGCTGCGCGATCAGGGCCGCGCCTATGCCGCAAAGCTGATCGAGGCCGGCGTGCCCACCACCTACCGCGAGGCGAAGGGCACGATCCACGGCTATATCAATCTGTCGCAGGGCATTCCGAGCGCGAAGGAGGATATTCGCGGGGCATTGACCGTATTGAAAGCGATCGTCGCCGAAGCTACCGGGGCGGCATGA
- a CDS encoding 2-oxoacid:acceptor oxidoreductase subunit alpha yields the protein MATAVVDQADKRQSPLSDAVVVRFAGDSGDGMQLTGGQFTLSSALAGNDFATFPDFPAEIRAPQGTLFGVSAFQINFGSSAIDTAGDAPDVLVAMNPAALKTNVPQLKPGGLIIADEGEFNDRNLAKAKYEANPLDDGSLAKWQLLKLNISQLTMDAVKPFGLGNKEALRCKNMWTLGLALWMFDRDRQPLIDWLNAKFAKAPDLAAANVAALNAGHAYGETAELAGPLKQHHVDPAPVAPGLYRTLTGAEGIALGLVAGAQLAELPMFFGGYPITPASAILHHLSRLKEYDVTTFQAEDEIAAICSAIGASYAGSLGVTSSSGPGIALKGEAMGLAIMTELPLVIVNSQRGGPSTGLPTKTEQSDLYQAVYGRNGDAPMPVIAARSPGDAFECAIEAVRIAVKYMTPVMLLTDGYIANAAEPWAVPDLTTYEAFPVEFLTEAPEDGFKPYGRDENLKRPWVKPGTPGLLHRIGGIEKELDTGHINYAPENHQAMTDIRKDKIDGIKVPDQIVELGAEGGKLAVVGWGSTFGPIHQAVRRKRAEGLDVSHVHIRHIWPLPANLGELLKSFDRVIVPEMNTGQLKTVLRDQYLVDAKPVNKVSGQPFTIAEIEAAIEGALA from the coding sequence ATGGCGACAGCGGTAGTGGACCAGGCCGACAAACGGCAGTCCCCCCTTTCGGATGCAGTGGTGGTACGATTTGCCGGCGATAGCGGCGACGGGATGCAGTTGACCGGTGGTCAGTTTACCTTGTCGTCAGCGCTCGCGGGCAACGACTTTGCGACCTTCCCGGATTTTCCCGCCGAAATCCGTGCGCCGCAGGGCACGCTGTTCGGCGTCTCCGCCTTCCAGATCAATTTCGGATCGTCGGCGATCGACACCGCGGGCGACGCACCCGACGTGCTCGTTGCGATGAACCCCGCGGCGCTCAAGACCAATGTCCCGCAACTGAAGCCGGGCGGCCTGATAATCGCAGACGAGGGCGAGTTCAACGATCGCAACCTCGCCAAAGCGAAATATGAGGCGAACCCGCTCGACGACGGCAGTCTCGCAAAGTGGCAGCTTCTCAAGCTCAATATCAGCCAGTTGACGATGGACGCCGTGAAGCCCTTTGGCCTTGGCAACAAGGAAGCCTTGCGCTGCAAGAATATGTGGACGTTGGGGCTTGCGCTCTGGATGTTCGATCGCGATCGGCAGCCGCTAATCGACTGGCTCAACGCGAAATTCGCGAAGGCACCCGATCTAGCTGCCGCTAACGTCGCCGCGCTTAACGCAGGCCACGCCTATGGTGAAACCGCCGAACTCGCAGGGCCGCTTAAGCAGCATCATGTCGACCCCGCGCCGGTCGCGCCCGGCCTCTACCGCACGCTGACCGGCGCCGAGGGCATCGCGCTCGGCCTTGTCGCGGGTGCGCAGCTTGCCGAACTGCCGATGTTTTTCGGCGGCTATCCTATCACGCCCGCCTCGGCGATCCTGCATCATCTGTCGCGGCTCAAGGAATATGACGTCACGACCTTTCAGGCCGAGGACGAAATCGCGGCCATCTGTTCGGCGATCGGCGCGAGCTATGCGGGTTCGCTTGGCGTCACCAGCTCTTCGGGACCCGGCATCGCACTGAAGGGCGAGGCGATGGGCCTGGCGATCATGACCGAGCTGCCGCTCGTCATCGTCAATTCGCAGCGCGGCGGCCCCTCGACGGGCCTACCGACCAAGACCGAGCAGTCGGATCTCTATCAAGCGGTCTATGGCCGCAACGGCGATGCGCCGATGCCCGTCATTGCTGCGCGGTCGCCTGGCGATGCGTTCGAATGCGCGATCGAAGCGGTGCGCATCGCGGTGAAATATATGACCCCGGTGATGCTGCTGACCGACGGCTATATTGCCAATGCGGCCGAGCCTTGGGCCGTTCCCGATCTCACGACTTATGAGGCCTTCCCAGTCGAATTCCTGACCGAGGCGCCCGAGGACGGTTTCAAGCCCTATGGGCGCGACGAAAATCTGAAGCGCCCGTGGGTGAAGCCCGGCACGCCGGGCCTCCTGCACCGTATCGGCGGGATCGAGAAGGAACTCGACACCGGGCACATCAACTATGCCCCCGAAAACCATCAGGCGATGACCGATATCCGCAAGGACAAGATCGACGGGATCAAGGTTCCCGACCAGATCGTCGAACTTGGTGCCGAGGGCGGCAAGCTCGCGGTCGTAGGCTGGGGCTCGACTTTCGGGCCGATCCATCAGGCGGTGCGCCGCAAGCGCGCCGAGGGGCTCGACGTCAGCCACGTCCATATCCGCCATATCTGGCCGCTGCCTGCCAATCTCGGCGAGCTGCTCAAGAGCTTTGACCGTGTGATCGTACCCGAAATGAACACCGGCCAGCTCAAGACGGTACTGCGCGACCAATATCTGGTCGACGCCAAGCCCGTGAACAAGGTGTCGGGCCAACCCTTCACCATCGCCGAAATCGAAGCCGCTATCGAAGGAGCGCTCGCATGA
- a CDS encoding 2-oxoacid:ferredoxin oxidoreductase subunit beta, protein MNEMTTIARPTTLKDWETDQEVRWCPGCGDYAILKAVQRTMPEIGTAPENTVFISGIGCSSRFPYYMETYGFHTIHGRAPAFATGLKLANPNLDVWIVTGDGDGLSIGGNHTMHLIRRNLDCQIMLFNNEIYGLTKGQYSPTSRVGTTSPSTPYGSVDRPAQPAAFALGAGARFVARGFDVSKELPNVLKAAHAHKGAAFIEIFQNCIVYNKDVFEDFAAPKGAEDRQLWLKQGEPMLYAKGTKGIALDAEALHLKTVDVVDGDWQAAGVIVHDVTNRSVAHMLVEMRFGEFPMALGVLYDDPRPTFEADVVRQNKAAAEGKTADLQSLLKKGQTWTVTEGGPEL, encoded by the coding sequence ATGAACGAGATGACCACCATCGCGCGCCCGACGACGCTCAAGGATTGGGAAACCGATCAGGAAGTCCGCTGGTGCCCCGGCTGCGGCGACTATGCGATTCTGAAGGCGGTGCAGCGCACGATGCCCGAAATCGGCACCGCGCCCGAAAATACCGTGTTCATCAGCGGCATCGGATGCTCGTCGCGCTTTCCCTATTATATGGAAACCTATGGCTTCCACACGATCCATGGGCGTGCGCCGGCGTTCGCGACGGGGCTGAAACTCGCCAATCCGAACCTCGACGTGTGGATCGTCACCGGCGACGGCGACGGTCTGTCGATCGGTGGCAATCACACGATGCACCTGATCCGCCGCAATCTCGATTGCCAGATCATGCTGTTCAACAACGAGATTTACGGCCTGACCAAGGGGCAGTATTCACCGACAAGCCGCGTTGGCACGACCAGCCCGTCGACGCCCTATGGCTCGGTCGACCGCCCGGCGCAGCCCGCAGCCTTCGCTCTCGGAGCTGGCGCGCGTTTCGTCGCGCGCGGTTTCGACGTGTCGAAGGAATTGCCGAATGTGCTAAAGGCGGCGCATGCGCACAAGGGCGCCGCTTTTATCGAGATTTTTCAGAATTGTATCGTCTATAACAAAGACGTGTTCGAGGATTTCGCGGCGCCAAAGGGTGCCGAGGACCGCCAACTTTGGCTCAAGCAGGGCGAACCGATGCTCTATGCCAAGGGCACCAAGGGTATCGCGCTAGACGCCGAGGCGCTGCACCTCAAGACCGTCGATGTCGTCGATGGCGACTGGCAGGCAGCGGGCGTGATCGTGCATGACGTCACCAACCGCAGCGTCGCGCATATGCTCGTCGAAATGCGCTTCGGCGAATTTCCGATGGCTTTGGGCGTCCTCTATGACGACCCGCGCCCGACCTTCGAGGCCGATGTCGTCCGTCAGAACAAGGCGGCTGCCGAGGGTAAGACTGCCGATCTCCAGAGCCTGCTGAAGAAGGGCCAGACCTGGACGGTGACCGAAGGTGGGCCCGAACTCTGA
- a CDS encoding metal-dependent hydrolase gives MDNLTHSLVGAVLGQMGLKRKTGLAMPTLIIAANLPDIDAGCAIYGIESLSMRRGVTHGPIALLLLPILLWALMIAFDRWQERRGKRPAGRLPIDKGWLLALAYIGCFSHPALDWLNNYGIRLLEPFSHRWFYGDSIFIIDLWIWIALGVSVWLSLREERRGAANWQRPAWIGFTAVCAYILANGAITGAAERMTSRALEAGGRKDALVVASPPPLAFWKRDIFWRTADRYGTASFVPGVGGHVDLTGAPTGMDDPRLATWVKADPAARAFLFWSRMPVAQRQGDAILLRDQRFMHPLAQDRFQVRLTAPDTASYPE, from the coding sequence ATGGATAATCTGACGCATAGCCTCGTCGGCGCGGTTCTGGGCCAGATGGGGCTCAAGCGAAAAACCGGCCTGGCGATGCCGACGTTGATCATTGCGGCGAATCTGCCCGATATCGATGCGGGATGTGCCATTTATGGCATCGAATCGCTCTCGATGCGGCGCGGGGTCACGCACGGCCCGATCGCGCTCCTGCTGCTGCCGATCCTGCTTTGGGCGCTGATGATCGCGTTCGACCGCTGGCAGGAGCGACGCGGCAAGCGGCCGGCGGGGCGTCTGCCGATCGACAAGGGCTGGTTACTCGCGCTCGCCTATATCGGCTGCTTCAGCCATCCTGCGCTCGACTGGCTCAACAATTACGGTATCCGTCTGCTCGAACCGTTCAGCCACCGCTGGTTCTATGGCGACAGCATCTTCATCATCGATCTTTGGATATGGATTGCGCTCGGCGTCTCGGTCTGGCTGTCCCTGCGTGAAGAACGCCGTGGCGCGGCCAACTGGCAGCGCCCGGCTTGGATCGGCTTCACGGCCGTCTGCGCCTATATTCTCGCGAACGGCGCAATCACGGGTGCTGCCGAGCGCATGACCTCGCGCGCGCTGGAGGCTGGGGGACGGAAGGATGCGCTCGTCGTCGCGAGCCCGCCGCCGCTCGCCTTCTGGAAACGCGACATTTTCTGGCGGACCGCCGACCGCTACGGCACCGCGAGCTTTGTTCCCGGCGTCGGCGGTCACGTCGATCTGACCGGCGCGCCGACCGGAATGGACGATCCGCGTCTCGCGACGTGGGTCAAGGCCGATCCCGCGGCGCGCGCCTTTCTTTTCTGGTCGCGCATGCCGGTGGCGCAAAGGCAAGGCGATGCGATTTTACTTCGCGACCAGCGTTTCATGCATCCGCTTGCGCAGGACCGCTTTCAGGTCCGGCTGACTGCGCCCGACACCGCGAGTTATCCCGAATGA